The genomic interval TCACCCCGCAGCCTCCCTTGGGTTCCTCCCACCACACTCCCAGCCCCTGGCGCAGCCCCAAGCCTCCACCCAGCAGTCCAGCCCTTCACTGAAATGACCACAGAGGGGACAGTCACACACGGTTAGTATTTATTTACACGTTATTAATaaggaaattattattatcctgatgtagttgaagatgtccctgctcattgcaggggggttggactagacgacctttaaaaggtcccttccaacccaaaccattctatatGATTCTACGAGATGTTCTGAAGTAGGATGAGGAGAGATGCTCATCAACAGGTACCACTAAGCTACATCCCAGGAAAGACACTGCTCACCAGCTCAAGGTGtttctgctcagccctggggagcaACCACAGGCAGCTGACTGCATGACCGGCCAGTGCAGCAAAGCTCAGGCACACAAGGGCACAGCTCTGAAACAGTCCTGTGGCCAGGAAAGCCTTCAGAAGAGCATGCAAatctgctgctctctgctccaCACCACCTCAGCAGTCGAGTTCGAAGCATGCCTTCTCCCCGAGGCCCAGAAGCCCCGCTCCCAGGACTGTGGGAGATGAAAGTCTCAGCCCCTACAAAAGGGAAACAGCACACACGGCTCGGGAAGGACTCCACATCATTACCTTCTCTAGTGAGGCCAGGAGCTGTGCCCATGGCTCAAAAGCTAGCAGGAACAGGAGACACGCAGGGTCTGTCACAATGGTAGGACCACTCCCTGTGAGGACACTGAAGGTCAGCTCGCTATCTCACACCTAGAAATCAGGCAACACTGCAGGATTAAGGACAAGGGACAGATGCTTGCGGCCACCAGACATGGTAagaagtgcaggacccagcctGTTCACCTCCACCTGGGCAGGGAAGAAGCAGGGCAGCGGCCTCCATCACCAACTGCATCCAGTCAGACCATGTACGGGCACCTCAGGCCCGACCGCCTTCACCCTCCATGCCACAGCCCATCCCTGCGAGCCACGGGAcgcaccctgggctgcaggccACGTCAGCAGCCGTAGCAAAGCTCCCAGTTTCCTACCCCATCTCAGGATGGAGTCCTGCTATAGATATACAAAGCAAAGTGTCAGAACAGATCAACTATAAAACTATCCCTCCCCAGTAAACCCTCTGAGCTGCCAGCAATCGGGAGAGTGGTCAGAAGATTCTGCTTTGATAGATTATTTGTTAATGCAGCTCTGTTTGTCCCTGCCTGGCAGGGTGCCCAGCATCACCCCCCGAGGCAGGAGGCAGTGGTGGTCACATCTCATCAGCATGGTGCAGCTCGATGACAACTGTGGCAGAGCGTTCCACCAACTCCTGCCTCTCAGCTTGCCACGCCACCGCTGCCTGCAGAGGGTTGCTCTGCGAGCGCTGCTCCTGAGGCTGGGAAGGGCTCAGCTCGGAACCGGCTGCCACTGGAGGGTCAGAGGATGAGTTGCTGTTGAAAGAAGATCTGGGATTCGGGTTGGGTGGGCTGTGCCCCTCTTCCTGTGATTGATTGAGGCTGCCTGACAGCGAGGGGTCCTCAGGCTCTGGGCTGAACCCCTCCAGCGCAGCGTCGTCCTGCACATCAGGTGCTACCTCGTTTGGGATCTCGCGGATCTGCCGTGACAGCACTGCAAGAGAGGTAGAGCCAGCCCTGTCATTCCCAGCTTCTCACTGTCCTGCTCTGAGCGCAGGCCACTACGGAGCCCACGAGAGGGGAACAAACTGTTCAACTAgggctgcctcctcccaggggAGGCGGGGAGCGGATGCTGCACAGCTGCCAGACACAAGCACAGCTTGTGCTCCAAAAGGGACCGGATCCCTCCAGTTCTTGTACCGCCCCTGGCCCAGGGCCCTGCCCCCAGGCAGGACTCTGCAACAGGGTTGAGGAAGAGTCCAGAGCTGGGGCAAGACAGCAAAGCCAAACCTCGTGGTCACCCTAGGCAAGGGGCTGCTGGGTTGGAGGCACCCCAGATTTCAGGCTGTCTCTGAGGAAGATGCTCTGCCCTGGAGGGCAGTGCTTCACTTGCAGCCATGCCTCAGCCCCCCAGCACTCACCTCTGAGCTCCGGCTGTGGCTCTCTGCTCCCAAATGAGCAGATGCTGGGGGAGAGAATGAGGCAGAAGGACAGAACCATGACCTGGAAACAGAAAGATCAGCAGAGACCTCAGCAAAGGACATGGATAGGCATCGTTAGCCGCAATAAACACCTCTCTCCCAAACTTAGAAGGGCAGCAGAGACCCCTCACAGACACTGGGGCTGAAGCCACTCACCATGACGCGGGTTTTTCCTGTGGTAGTTATGGCGGTGTACTGTCTCACCAAGGCCTGCAGTTTCTGCAACTGCTCGAGCAGTGACCTGCAGGACAGCAGGCAACGCAGGTTAATGCAGCGGCTGAATCAAGAGCTGCAtgctccccttctcccccctttGCAGCCAAGGACAGGCCACAATCCCAAGAAGAGGAACAAGCCTTCCCCACCACATCTCCTGCCACGTCCAACAACAAGAACTCACGTgttctgctgctggagctgctgcaccTTCTTCTCCAGCTCGTGGTTCTGAGCTGTGCAGGCTGCCACCCTGCCCAGGAAAGACGAACAGCACGGGGGAAAAACAGAGAGGTTTTTTCAGTCAGCAGCAAGGACTTCACCAGAGTCTCTCTTCAGGTAATCAGCCACCACCTCTGGGTGGCTGGGGCAGATAAAACTGCTCTTGGGGTCTGCCCAGCACCACCTGGAGCAAAGCCCAGAGAGCGACAGCTCACACCAGGTTTGGGGAGGGGTGAGCCCTGCCCAGTCCCACAGAGAAGCACCAGACTAATCCCTAAGGATGCTCACTCCTAGGAGCACACCAGCCCTGCAGATCCATGATGTCAGGCTATATTGCAAACTAGCTTGACCTGGAGAACGTGCTGGATCTGGCAGGCCAGCCCCTGGCTTGAGCAGAGCAAGCTCTGAGCCATCTCCAAGAGTAAGAGAGCAGGGCAGGCTATACCCCAAGCTTCTGAGCACCCTGAGAAGAGCTGCTGCCACACAGGGCCAGCCTCACTTTCTGCCCAGGGCGGCAAGACCCCAGCAgcggcacagcacagctgcttgTGACCGGTACCCCCTGCTCCAGACCCCTGCAATGTGGTAAGCACAACTACCACCATTTTATGAGGGGAGCAGCAATTCTGTGACCGAGCGGGTCACATATTTGTTCCCGTCCCCTCATTATCAGGCCCTGAAGGTCCTGTGCACCAAGTAGGCAAACCAAAcagatttcttcttccccttcctacTGGCCTCAAGGCTCTGGGCACCAGGCCGGTTACTCCCTTCCTTACTGGCCTTGTCCCAGGCACCCGGCCAGCCCGTTGTTGTTGATGACCCTGCCACAGAGCAGGGAAGTGTAACAGCACACAGAGCACTGTCCATAAAATCAAGCAGTTACAAGTCCTAAGAGGGAAGCTTGACTGGAGCTGGACAGTGAGACCCAGGACCCCCCCTGGCTAGGGACACCTCCACCTTCATCTGCTTCCTCCCATGACTGAGGGAGTGACTCGTATTCCTTTATATCATTTTAGAGTGTAGATTATGATCATTACATTGATACAGCAAACCATGTATTAAGATCTGACCCGATCTGCAGAGGGTCCAGGTGATTAGAAATCATACATAAGTCGTATTAGGATCTAGGTGATTAGAAATTATAAGTTAAGTTGTATTATTAATTCTGTATTACGCTGCTATATTGATTCTGCTTGTAGAAATCCTGTGCCATTCTAATCATAAATTCTGTGCTATACTAACCATGATatgttaagaaaacaaagcttcaaCTGAAACTACAATTTAGAGCCATCATGATTCTGCCAAGGATCCCTAAAAGAACCTGTCTGTCCCCTCAGTATCGGGTGACACTGCTGTGTGCCCATTACCTGTTTTCCAGGCCATCCACGTagatcttcctcctgcgacgaCTATCCTGGGCTGACTGTTTGTTCCGGATCTTCCGACGCACTTTCTTCAGAAGCTGCTCTTCAGCCTGCAAGGGTCACTTCTCGTTAGCAGCAACCCCTGGGTGTTGCCAATCCAGCTCACACAAACCCTGCATACACCTCAGCACTCAGCCCACGTGCTTTTGTCCTCTGTCCCTCCCACATCAATGAACTGCAGGAGCTGCAAGGCAAACTCTGGCCTGCTGATGCGGCCAGAAGCTTCCCCGGTGTAGCAGAAGTGAGGCATACCTAAGGGAGATGAAAAGCACGCAGCTCACAAGCCACTAGTCAAGCGGGAAAAAATAGGTTGGAGGTACTTGTGGTGTAACTGCCTGTCCTGCAAGTACTCATAAGTGGGGAGACTGACAGCAGCCAGGTCTCATTGCTCTTTGTATCTACCTGACTAGcaaagcagaggctgctgtgCATGTGGACACCCCCCAGGCCtcgaaaggaggaaaaggacgCCAAGTCCTGCTGCATGCTGCCCTGAACACAGCACCTGGACACCAATGCTCTCATCAAGGCACCATCCTGTATTTTCGAACCCCTACTCTGGCTGAAGCATTTGAGTGGTCCAAGTCTGTTTGGTAGTGACAGGCTGTAGCGGGGACTCACTTTGGTCAGTGGCAGACAGGTTGGTAATGAAACACCTTCTTtctccagcagctgcctctcctcctctgtcagGACCAGCTCTGGGAAGTCCGACTACAAAACCGCAAAAATATGCCCTCTGAGAAGGCAAAGTAAAGGGATTCCACCCCAGGGCAGAGAGGGCATGCAGAAAGCACACAGAACCGGCATCAGCTCTCCCAAAGCAGCATCATGCTTTCCTCAGAGAGATCCCTCACAGGAGCTAAGCCAGGAGAGAAGGGGAGATGTGAgcagaaacaaagcctgggGCCCACACGCATGGCAGTCAGTACCTGCACGATGGCTTCAGGCACAAGCTGGGGTCCAGCTTCCACTGCAACAGCAATGGGGAAGCTGGAGCTCTCTTCCAGTGCCTTGCTTGGGCCTTCGAAACCCATCCATGTccctggggaaggaaaggagagtcAAGCGCTGGGCTTCAGTGAGGCAGCACCTGACCAGCCAGCTTTGAGTAGCATGAAACCACAAttttacagcagcagaaagccacTAACCTTGGCTGTCTCCATCACTGCCTGGCACccacgcaaaaaaaaaaacaatgcgGGATTGCTTTTCTGCCTGTAGCCAGGACAAAAAGAACCCACACACATCACTTACCAAGGTCAATGGAAACATCTCCTTCTGCCATGTCAGACCTCACACTTTCCAGCACAGGCGAATTCTGATGGAGGGAATAG from Gavia stellata isolate bGavSte3 chromosome Z, bGavSte3.hap2, whole genome shotgun sequence carries:
- the CREB3 gene encoding cyclic AMP-responsive element-binding protein 3, whose product is MSCPEELAVLPDEDLLDFLLKDDAPCPEIPGEEKCLMEDWDLPEPELLDKDVDDFISSLLSSFEDEPGTLQGYSPADSDSGISEDQHLSHSPGSGFAGSPQRSDIVQVDHNYSLHQNSPVLESVRSDMAEGDVSIDLGTWMGFEGPSKALEESSSFPIAVAVEAGPQLVPEAIVQSDFPELVLTEEERQLLEKEGVSLPTCLPLTKAEEQLLKKVRRKIRNKQSAQDSRRRRKIYVDGLENRVAACTAQNHELEKKVQQLQQQNTSLLEQLQKLQALVRQYTAITTTGKTRVMVMVLSFCLILSPSICSFGSREPQPELRVLSRQIREIPNEVAPDVQDDAALEGFSPEPEDPSLSGSLNQSQEEGHSPPNPNPRSSFNSNSSSDPPVAAGSELSPSQPQEQRSQSNPLQAAVAWQAERQELVERSATVVIELHHADEM